The nucleotide window CTACCGAGCATGCACACAAGCCCACACACAACTATAACCAATCTACACCCCCTCAAAAAGCCCACTAGCATCCTACAGTCTTCAACATGTCACCGACCCTGACTAAAGAACAAGTCGCCCGCAGGAAGGAATATCTCAAATACCGAGACAAGATGTATTCAATCGAGAAAGACGAGCTCTTTCCGCTTCTCGAGCAACGGTTCGATATGTGCAACAAGGTCTGCGACAGGTCCGAGATTGAAGGCCTTTTAGAGCCTTATCGAGATGCATATCGACCAAATACCACTCCGCAGAAGATCTCGGAGATAATTCAGCTGATTGAACTGACCATCAAATTGTCCCTGTTACAGCGGCTTCCGGTGGGTTCAAGGGATTATTATAAGGAGTTCGGTCTTGAGAGGCTGTGTGAGGATGTTACACGTCTTTATGGGGTTGTTGAATTGTAGGTGGTGGTATGATGGGTTTTCAGAGTACTCTTTGAGTAATACCCTTGAATTGCGATATTTGCGGTATAATTAATCGATGCTACCCGTTAGTCcttaatactatatatacactaGAAAGTGCTGCCTGTTAAATAACTGTTTTCAGATACTGTTATCCTAACTAGAAAAAGCTTGTCCTCCATATTAACGCATCTCTCTAGCTATAATAAGTTCAGTCCTACTCCGGGCCCTGTCCCTTAACCTTCACATACCctctcttcacctcctccagcttagccatcccagccagccaacgcTGAAGAAGGGGATAGGAATCCAAAGACAGACCCGCAAAAGTATACTGCCTGACCCAGGGCTCCGCATGATAATCCACGGCGGTAATCTTTTCGGGCAGAATACTTTTTCCGttcgacttcttcaactgcccctccaacaccccaAAGCAGCGATAGACCTGGGCTGAGTATCTATCCAGCGCATCCTGGTTCTTCACCTCATGGTAGTTCCTTGATATGACGTTAGCATATCTCAATTTTGGTTGTCAATTTTTCTACTATTTCGGTAGGCAGAAATACCTGAACCAATTAACCTGGCCCAACATGGGCGCCAAATTGGTGAGTAGGAAATACTCCCATTTCTCCAAGTCGACAATATCCTGCTCTTTCTTACCGGCGGGACCCAACTGCCCTTCGCGGTCATACACTCGGCGGATATAGTTCATACATGCGCCGGATTCCCAGGCCACGACGCCAGTGTTCGGGTCCTGAAGGGAGGGGAGCCGGCCATTCTCGTTGATCTTCAAGTATGCTTCGCCTTTGACGCCCTTTTTAGGGTCGTCGCCAAACTCCCACTGTTGGACGTCATAGGGAACTTTAAGGGCTTCGAGAGCAATTGCGATcttgatggggttggggCCCGTGGCGTGGGCGTGGAGGAGTAGAGGTTTGGTCATTGTGGATAGAGACCTTTTCAGAAATGTTTGCATGTTGATGAATTTTGGATAGAGGGTACGTGCCTTTATAGTCAAAGTATTGTTCGAATGATGCTTTGGTTTATTAATCAACATTGATTAATCTACTACTATGGCAGGGCTTAATAATGCCCTTTGGGTTCTCCACTGTCTTGTTGCTGAAAACGTTAATGGAGCCGCGGCCTTGAATCCCGGGAGTTACAATTGGAGACAGTAATATGGAGCCATCAGTTGGAGCCGGTGATAGCATTAATAAAAATCATCAGATCGTAATTTCTTCGAGTCGGGTCCCTGGTACTCTCAATGGCATCAGTCGGAGTAACTACATaacaatattattattgtggTTATTAGGCAGGATAAAGCCATTGTCTAGATGGACATAACGCCAAAAATAGGTGCTCTACTGGATGTACTATGCATAACAAGCACTAGTTCCCGTAACATTACTAACATTTCTCTAATCACAGTAGCAGCTCTATAATTTTGCTCCTTGTCTACTTGGAATCAAAATTGTCTGAATTCATCGAGTCCATGATCTTGTACGGATGGATACGGATCCTGACGTTCAAAGAGACCCGACGCACACCCGCACCACTAAATATATTCTCTAACCCAAATGTGCATATTTAATTGCATAATCTAGGTAGTTAATCATATATCCGGCAGTAATTATAGGTGTATAAGGCTGCACGCAGCATGAGTATCTACTCCAACCACTCAAGCTGTAACCTTCTCCAACTAACGGACCTTATCAACATCCTACTCCAACTcgaccttccttctccaattACGTCGACCCTTGCTCGAAATACTTCACATGAAACCTCTGTCATAGAGGTAAAATGcaaatttatactatatgtATTCTACAAATGACTCGCTCAAGGTTAGTTGTACACGTACCCCAGATAGGAGGATCTGAACTTCAGAAGTCTAGCCAATCTTCTAGCCGCCGATCTCCTTGGCCACGGTCAAATGCGAGCTCAATTGGAGTAGTTAACATACTGGGAAGCATGATGCGTCGAACATCACGGGGAAATGTTCGTGCTTAGCACTCCCAAGGGTGGGGAATGTGCATAAATACTGATCTATTCATTTGCGGCAACAGTGAACTTGCACCTTCTTTCACACATTGGACTCGGTTTGATCAAACCACTGCAATATATACGCTTCATGACTTACAGACATGTTAACTTAGTGAGATTCTAGAAAACACAGATAACTCAGTTAGTGTTTGAGCAGCCAAAGTGCGTTCGTCACATATCATCCTTCACAGTGTCTTGATAGTTCTCAAGCACTGTATACAGACCCATCAAGAATAGCCTCTCATTGACTAACCAAGGATCCTCAAAAGACCTCTCCTTTGATTGCTATAAATACCTACCTTCTCACAGATGCTGAGATATCTCAAGCATTCACCTTCAAGTTAATGGTTACCAACAAAGACAACAACGCCATCAGCACCCGCAGCTCCTGCggcccccaaacccacatATGCTCAGATACACGCAGAAAACTCCAAGTCTCCCATTTATaaagcacacacacacacacacacacacacacacacaccgtTCTTTGCTTAGAACTAAAATAAACCAGATCAGAAACGGTTCTTGAGTGCTGCACACTCCACCGCACTAGATCCTGACAACCCACTACATCAGGCTGAACAAGTCAAGAGAAGACTGCAGGAAAAGACTTCCGCTGCATGGTAGATCGATGATCTCTCTTGCCTGCGTCCTAGGACTTCCGCTCCCCCTTAACCGCAGGCTATCATACATtcatactagtagtaaagtAGACCCCAGACCAATCGGCACCGGCGGGGCCAACCGGGCAATCACAACAACAGACTGCGGCACGTGCGCGCTACCCGGCGGtgaagagcagcagaaacaGCCGCGGCGCGTTACACTAAACCCGAAGCGGGCAAAGTGTCGGGCGTCAAGCGGGGAAAGCGAGTAGCTCGTCTCGATCCAGTTGCTGTTTTTTACTGTCCAGTACCAATCATGGCTATTACATCAATCCTCCCGGAGCTTAaatctctctttcctcttgtctttctctctcctttaGAGAAGTAACTCACTAACTAATCTAACGTTAGTTTGGCGTCttatcaccaccactgcaaTTAGTTTACTCCGTGCAgaattctcttctctttctgcctctctctctttcctttttctcccttctctctctgtcttctACCTATCTCCTACcctcttatctttttctctctcccagacaagaaaagaaacaagtcACACGACCTGCTGCAGCTCTCCAATTAGCTTAGCTCTtatcccctctcctcttcttcctcctcctctttctcccttgcTACTATTCTCTCACAACCACACCATCTCACAATAAAAATGTCCTCCCAACCACTCCTCCAAACCGCCCCAGGTAATTaatcccccccctccctcaatcccccacccccttcagttctttcctctcccatcctcaccccccACAAAACTAACCAAGAAAAATATAGGAAAAAGAATCGCCCTCCCCACGCGCGTCGAACCCAAagtcttcttcgccaacgaGCGCACCTTCCTCTCATGGCTGAACTTCACCGTCATCCTCGGCGGTCTCGCCGTCGGTCTGCTGAACTTCGGTGACCGCATCGGCCGCATCTCCGCCGGTCTGTTCACCGTCATCGCCATGGCCGCCATGATCTATGCGCTGGTGACCTTCCACTGGCGCGCGCAGAGTATTCGCAAACGAGGCCAGAGTGGAATTGATGATCGCTTCGGGCCGACGATCCTCGCTATGGCGCTTTTGGCGGCCGTCGTGGTGAATTTTGTGCTCAGGATGGTGGAGTGATTCGTCTTCTTTTCATTAGCTGATTTTTGTGTCTGTCGAGGGATGGGGATTGGGTGTTTGTGtgatggggaaggaaaggtatTGATCGGTGCTGGTCGCTGGTTTATATGTATTtttggtgggtggtgggaatgAATGATATTGGGTATAACTGTGTCAATGGATGAgttggttggggaggggattgaaggaagatgattATGTACTGTTTCATGCTGTTTTTGTTAGTAGTATTGAgcattcttttcctcctaCGAGTCTAGACTGTGTTTTAACTAGTTTGTCGTCAAAAGTCATCAATAGTACCCACTCATGAGCACAGTCATCTCCTTCATAGTTTATACCTATATACACATCacaattaatcaatcaatcatacaACTCAAtaattgcagcagcagcagcagcagcagcagctcaacTAAAATACCCCTCGTCAATAAACGTCTCATAACACCAATAATCCTTCTGCTCCCCCTGTCCATCCACACTCGTATTTCCCGTAAACTTGGCCGTCCAATACGCACTCCCCTGGGAATAATTCTGCCAAATATCCAACCCCGCCAACacattcctcttcctcaacgccaACGTGTTATTATACGTCGACTGGATGGCCCACTCGCCCACAAACACAGGGAACTTGCCCGTGCCGGACTTCTCCCGCGCATCCGCAAGAATATACTCGGGCAGATTCGCCGACGAGGACTCCATATGCTCGTAGTAATAGTGGTGTGTGTCGAAGACGAGGTTCGTGCTCGCGGGAAAATCTCCCTCCCAGTATTGCGGGTACTTGAAGCTGCCCTGGAACATgacggggatgttggggttcACCGAGGCGACTTTTTGGATGACGGCCCGGATGTACTTGAGCACCCAGGCGGCGCCGTGGTCCGTCAGGGCGAGGGGCGTGCCGAAGACGAccatgttggtgttgttgtcggCGGGTTCGCTGATGGGTTCGAGGGTGTAGGATTGTGGGGATCCCGAGGTTTGGATGAAGTTGATCACTTGGTCGATTACTTGCAACGAGTAGTTGAAGTTGGTCTCATTGTAGAACCAGTACCAGTGACCGGTGGCTTCGCCGATGGTTAGGCCGTTCACGCCCCCGGGGAGGGAGTGTGTGTCGATCACGATGTGCATGTTGTAGGTGTTGATGGCGTAGTCGGCAATTTCTCGGAGGTAGGCCGTTTGGTTACCGGAGTAGAGTTGCGAGCTGGGGAGGTCGATCCATGCGGCGTAGGTTGTGGGGATGCGCAGCACTGTGATGCCGGCGGACGCGAGCTTGTCGATGTCGGCCTTGGTGATCCAGGTCGCGTAGCGGTGCTCGAGGACGGGACCGCATTGGGCGCCGAGGTGTTCGCAGAGGCCCCATTCGTCGGAGGCGCCGCCGGAGTATTTGTCCCAGAAGTAACTGTCTATTGTGGACTCTTGCACGAGCCAGCCGCCGAGGTTGACGCCGTTGCCCTTGAAGGTGCGCCAGTCGATATAGGAGGAGTTTGAAGAGCTGGCGAGGGGGGCTGCGAGGGCGGACTGCGCGCAGCCCAGCGCAGCGAGGTACCCTAGTAGATTGTACATTGGGCGCAAGTATCAGAGGAGATAGATGGTGTGGACCGGGGGTATAGCTTCATTTGTCGGCATACTTCCAGCACTTCTTATATCTCGTCCATGCTTGTGCTGCCGGCACATGGCCTCTGTCCCGGACCGAGACATCTGGATAACCCGACGAGCCATTCTTTAGCTAGTTCTGAGTTGAAGGATGCTTAGCACTGAGCCAAAAGGTTattcgacgaggagggaAGCCAAGGTCCCAAGTCGGGCCATCCGAGGAGCTCAATATGGCCAAGCTCGTCCGTCATTTGACCTAAGGACCGAATACAGCAATAACAGCGAGCGCCGGTTAAATGAGCCATGAAGATTGTCTTCACTAGCTACAAACAGTAGACACCGGCGCGCAAAAAATTCCCGCATGACGAATTAATTTGAGCGTAGTGCGGGGTGTGGGGAAATAGGCGTAGGGAATCTTTTCTGCAGTCGGCACCTGAGAAACATCCGAGCAACGGCCCCCTCCCGCTCAGATGAGGATCAACAAGTTCAAAATCATCCCCTTTGGAGGATGACTCGGAAATTCCATGCCTCGGGATAATGAGGTCCGATGAGATGTGAGATTCTCGGGTGTCCCGACGGCAGAGGCACCTGAGGCCAAGATTTTACCGTGGTTATAAACCGGGAGTACCCAACGCCTCAAGCCTCTAAGCCGTCAACATGATTCTCCAGGAAAGAATCTGAGAAGCCCACTGCCAGCACATTTTCTAGGACAGTCGACCGCTTGAGTGCTTGGAGGGCAGGGTTGAAAATCAGCTTTCTCTGTCGGTCATTGCGAGGCTAGTCAACGGCAACCCAgcaatgaggatgaagcgACAGGCCATGTTGGATGCGAGAGTGTAGGAAGCTGTCGGCCTCAGGCATTAAAATCTGTGATATAGACGGTTGGCACATTGTGATAAAGCCCTTGTTGTGGGAGCGACTTCGTATTGAGTGCCCCTCCTCTGGCAGGAATCCCTTAGGGGGCGTCTGGGGGTGGAGAACCAACGAGCAAGCGTGCCATGAAGCAGTGCTGGCGTGAACTCAATCGCAAGCTatgctgtggctggtggagatgaTAGGCAGACGAGGACGCGAGTGGATGATGTAACGAGCCTTGCTCAACCGCCGATCCCGGGACTGATCTGCTGGTGGAAAAGGAGTGAAAGACTGACGGTGCGAGAGCGAGCGAGAGCCAGATAGTGGGAAGGGAACAATGCCCATGTGTAGTGAACCTAAAATCGGGTGGTTGAGGAACAGATCCATGGAACTACGAGTTGTCATGAGCGAATTGGCATCGGTGGGCAGTGCagagtagtggtggtggtagcctAAATGTCTGACTGGGAGTGTCACAGGGTTTTAAATGGATGTCTTCCATGGCAAACATAGCCAGCAGattgggggagagaggaaggcgagAATCCATGTTATAACTAGGGCAGTTGGGGAGTACAATAGTGTGTGTTTAATCTACCTGGAAGTGTCTCAACTTTCAGACGGAGGGTACTTGACCGGGTAGATGCAGCAATGTAACGAGACGGAGGTTTTCATACCAGTACGGGTATGGGTAGGAATTGGAAAGAATAGAAACCCGCCCGCTGTATGTATGGAGTGTAtgggtgtatgtatggtaCTTTGTGGGCGGCAAAAGACCCCTGCTAGAGCGGATGTTAGCGCGGCCAATACCCCGGGCATCCATGGCCCAGTCCAGGCCCGGCATCACATCATGGGCTCCACTCGTTCAGGCAGTGATTCGACgtgtcatcctcctccatcaatAATAGCAGCAGCTGTAgtactgtatgtatgtatgtactacTCTAGTACTGCATCTCGCTTTTGGATGGTCCTTTTGTCGCCCGGTTTTCCTCCCCTGTCACAAGTAGTCACTCACACTCACATATTGTAATCATGATGAGAgaataactaactaatcccatctctctttctctcttttcaccCCCCTCTAGTtgaactgactgactgactaaaccaccaccaccaccaccctcttctgcctccctcccttgAATACTTCCTCCACTCCCGTATCCCgggttcttccttcttctcccaactTCTTTTCCCTACTTACCCTTTCCACTCAACCAAaatccttcatcttcccaaTTAACCTTTTTTTCGCCTCTCAAACCGGTTTGGTCCCTGGTCGGACTTCCGTAAGTATTGAAATTCCCCTCTCATCGGGTTCCTAATTATCTCCCAATAGTCGCCTTTTTCTTAACGGTATTTTCCCTCTAGGTTGACCtgaacaacaccaccaacaacatcaacatcaacataaTTATTCaagattatgattattattctgaCTACTATTACCACAACCGTTTTCTAACCCGACAACGTCCGCCTTCCTTCGTCTCCCTTGGtactcctctttctctcttcctcccacccatactttcttcctctttcctctctttctcccaacCGTACTCTCCCTCTTTACCTCTCTCTACAACACACTCCTCTCgatttctccctctcttggGTTTgactacctactactactagcttCGGGTGCTATCTATTCATTCCACTCGAACTACTTTActatccacacccacactAGAATAACTAGTATCTACCACtggttattattaatagattacGCCACCGCCCAACCTACTTACCATTACCATCCCGTGGGAACTGGGAAGGGTTGCCCTCTTACTTCTACCACCCATCAATCattactactgctgctactgctgctactactactttgcCTAGCCGTGGATCCGCTTCAGCTGGCTTCCCCTTCCCGGCGTGCATGTGACCTGCCTGGGAAGGAGGTTCCTCTTTAGGTTCTGCTTGATAGTTTGGACGCTGTGTCTTCCAGAACTCCGACCGgtctttattattcttgcTGGTCTTTGTTCACGGCTTTTTGGTCGCTCTCTCCTGTCCtgttccttccttcccctccccaacttAATCTGGTCATACTTGGGGATCCAGACAGCCCGGACTCTTATCATCAAtatccctcttcctttttcgaCCAATCCTAGTTGCCCTTCCAACTCCCTTCCCCCAGTCTGATCCAATAATCTTACGTCTTCACGCAGCAGCCTTGTTGCATGCTTTCACTGTCGGAGCTCCGGCTATCCGTTTCTTGTTGGGGCTCCCCCCGtgtttcctttctcccccttgCTGGGTTCCCACCGGTCGCAAACAACGACGTCTGACCGATCGGCGGCAACCTTCATTCCCTCGTTGCCtgctcctctcttcccttcatTTTACTCCATCGTTCTCCCCCCCGGATTTAGATCGCATTTGCATGCACAGGTGCATGGGGTCTGCGTGGCAAACAACTTTCGACTGTACCGTGCTTCTTACGTGGCGCCTCTAACTTGTCGCATTCCCGTCGCATTTGCGCAGATCCGC belongs to Aspergillus luchuensis IFO 4308 DNA, chromosome 3, nearly complete sequence and includes:
- a CDS encoding glutathione S-transferase family protein (COG:O;~EggNog:ENOG410PUK6;~InterPro:IPR036249,IPR040079,IPR036282,IPR010987, IPR004045,IPR004046;~PFAM:PF13409,PF00043,PF14497,PF13417,PF02798;~go_function: GO:0005515 - protein binding [Evidence IEA];~go_process: GO:0006749 - glutathione metabolic process [Evidence IEA]); translation: MLINKPKHHSNNTLTIKARTLYPKFINMQTFLKRSLSTMTKPLLLHAHATGPNPIKIAIALEALKVPYDVQQWEFGDDPKKGVKGEAYLKINENGRLPSLQDPNTGVVAWESGACMNYIRRVYDREGQLGPAGKKEQDIVDLEKWEYFLLTNLAPMLGQVNWFRNYHEVKNQDALDRYSAQVYRCFGVLEGQLKKSNGKSILPEKITAVDYHAEPWVRQYTFAGLSLDSYPLLQRWLAGMAKLEEVKRGYVKVKGQGPE
- the VTC1 gene encoding putative vacuolar transporter chaperon Vtc1 (BUSCO:EOG09265IBC;~COG:P;~EggNog:ENOG410PPYS;~InterPro:IPR003807;~PFAM:PF02656;~TransMembrane:3 (o33-53i60-82o102-121i)); the encoded protein is MSSQPLLQTAPGKRIALPTRVEPKVFFANERTFLSWLNFTVILGGLAVGLLNFGDRIGRISAGLFTVIAMAAMIYALVTFHWRAQSIRKRGQSGIDDRFGPTILAMALLAAVVVNFVLRMVE
- a CDS encoding uncharacterized protein (CAZy:GH5;~COG:G;~EggNog:ENOG410PW79;~InterPro:IPR017853,IPR001547;~PFAM:PF00150;~SECRETED:SignalP(1-19);~go_function: GO:0004553 - hydrolase activity, hydrolyzing O-glycosyl compounds [Evidence IEA];~go_process: GO:0071704 - organic substance metabolic process [Evidence IEA]) — translated: MYNLLGYLAALGCAQSALAAPLASSSNSSYIDWRTFKGNGVNLGGWLVQESTIDSYFWDKYSGGASDEWGLCEHLGAQCGPVLEHRYATWITKADIDKLASAGITVLRIPTTYAAWIDLPSSQLYSGNQTAYLREIADYAINTYNMHIVIDTHSLPGGVNGLTIGEATGHWYWFYNETNFNYSLQVIDQVINFIQTSGSPQSYTLEPISEPADNNTNMVVFGTPLALTDHGAAWVLKYIRAVIQKVASVNPNIPVMFQGSFKYPQYWEGDFPASTNLVFDTHHYYYEHMESSSANLPEYILADAREKSGTGKFPVFVGEWAIQSTYNNTLALRKRNVLAGLDIWQNYSQGSAYWTAKFTGNTSVDGQGEQKDYWCYETFIDEGYFS